One Thermus sp. LT1-2-5 genomic region harbors:
- a CDS encoding M28 family peptidase produces the protein MSVKAFLAEKGIPAETLPFRGVRSYGPELLTLSLLLALSPLSPILPLLGALGFFLYFSGQRPWGFLLDRYPSQNLLAWKGQGEKALVLMAHVDTAKTFFLYHPRRVRAFRANFLLNAALAFLSPLLALTPLKWPLGLYFLVQAGLLLYRELEAPYVEGANDNASGVAVATALFLTTDPPKGWRLGLALTGCEEVGALGAKALARHLPHGALVLNLDNVGRGALFYVEGEGMLRYVPYRGPLLEAARNTPGAQPLRYRLAYFDALPLAQKGFPTLTLIRLEGGVPPDWHWPTDTFARLDERALEETLAYARALLQEAFRVG, from the coding sequence ATGTCGGTAAAGGCCTTCTTGGCGGAGAAGGGCATCCCTGCGGAAACCCTCCCCTTCCGCGGGGTGAGGAGCTATGGCCCGGAACTCCTCACCCTCAGCCTCCTCCTTGCCCTAAGCCCCCTCTCCCCCATCCTCCCCCTCCTGGGAGCCCTGGGTTTTTTCCTCTACTTCAGCGGCCAACGCCCCTGGGGCTTCCTCCTGGACCGCTATCCCTCGCAGAACCTTTTGGCCTGGAAGGGACAAGGGGAAAAGGCCCTGGTCCTCATGGCCCACGTGGACACCGCCAAGACCTTTTTCCTCTACCACCCGAGGCGGGTGCGGGCCTTTCGGGCAAACTTCCTCCTCAACGCCGCCTTGGCCTTCCTAAGCCCCCTCCTCGCCCTTACCCCTTTGAAGTGGCCCCTGGGCCTTTACTTCCTGGTCCAGGCGGGGCTTCTCCTGTACCGGGAGCTCGAGGCCCCTTACGTGGAGGGCGCCAACGACAACGCCAGCGGCGTGGCGGTGGCCACGGCCCTCTTCCTCACCACCGACCCCCCCAAAGGGTGGCGGCTTGGCCTTGCCCTCACCGGGTGCGAGGAGGTGGGGGCCTTGGGGGCCAAGGCCCTGGCCCGCCACCTGCCCCACGGGGCCCTTGTCCTCAACCTGGACAACGTGGGCCGGGGAGCGCTCTTCTACGTGGAGGGTGAGGGCATGCTCCGCTACGTTCCCTACCGGGGGCCCCTGCTAGAGGCCGCCCGCAACACCCCAGGGGCCCAACCCCTCCGCTACCGCCTGGCCTACTTCGACGCCTTGCCCCTGGCCCAGAAAGGCTTTCCCACCCTCACCCTCATCCGGTTGGAGGGGGGCGTACCCCCCGACTGGCACTGGCCCACGGACACCTTCGCCCGCCTGGACGAAAGGGCCCTAGAGGAAACCCTTGCCTACGCACGGGCCCTCCTCCAGGAGGCCTTTAGGGTAGGATAG
- a CDS encoding MogA/MoaB family molybdenum cofactor biosynthesis protein, producing the protein MFRVGILTVSDKGFRGEREDTTHLALREALKGGPYEVVAYEVVPDEPPMIKKVLRLWADRESVDLILTNGGTGLSPRDRTPEATREVLEREVPGLPELMRLKGLEKTPMAALSRGVAGVRGKTLILNLPGSPKGARESLEAVLPVLPHALSLVTGKAWKEGHHE; encoded by the coding sequence ATGTTCCGCGTGGGCATCCTCACGGTTTCCGACAAGGGCTTCCGGGGCGAGCGGGAGGACACCACCCATCTGGCCCTGCGGGAAGCCCTAAAGGGAGGGCCCTACGAGGTGGTGGCCTACGAGGTGGTGCCCGACGAACCCCCCATGATCAAGAAGGTGCTCCGGCTTTGGGCGGACCGGGAAAGCGTGGACCTTATCCTCACCAATGGGGGCACGGGCCTTTCCCCCCGGGACAGGACCCCCGAGGCCACCCGGGAGGTCTTGGAAAGGGAGGTGCCGGGCCTACCCGAGCTCATGCGCCTCAAGGGCCTGGAGAAGACCCCCATGGCCGCCCTCTCCCGGGGGGTGGCGGGGGTGAGGGGAAAAACCCTCATCCTCAACCTCCCCGGAAGCCCCAAAGGGGCCAGGGAGTCCTTGGAGGCCGTCCTCCCCGTGCTTCCCCACGCCCTAAGCCTGGTCACGGGCAAGGCCTGGAAGGAGGGGCACCATGAGTAG
- a CDS encoding aminotransferase class I/II-fold pyridoxal phosphate-dependent enzyme: MSRVPEPSVFLVVDEAKRRARERGLELIDLSIGSTDLLPPEAPLKALREALSDPKTYGYCLKSCTLPFLEAATAWYQGRYGVALDPKREALALIGSQEGLAHHLFALTEPGDLLLLPEVAYPSYFGAAQVASLQTFLIPLRQDGLADLAKVPEEVWQKAKILLLNYPNNPTGAVAGWDYFEEALALARKHGLWLIHDNPYVDQVYEGEAPSPLALPGAKERVVELFSLSKSYNLAGFRLGFALGSEEAMARLERVKGVIDFNPYAGILRMGVEALKTPRELTQGFAQVYRERALGMARALGGVLELLPPKATMYLWGRLPEGQDDLDFALRLVEQGVAVAPGRGFGPGGRGFIRIALVRPLPELLRAAERIREFVTEGAPRGAGR, from the coding sequence ATGAGTAGGGTGCCGGAGCCTTCCGTCTTCCTGGTGGTGGACGAGGCCAAGCGAAGGGCCCGGGAAAGGGGCCTTGAACTTATAGACCTCTCCATCGGCTCCACGGACCTCTTGCCCCCCGAGGCCCCCCTAAAGGCCCTCCGGGAGGCCCTCTCGGACCCCAAAACCTACGGCTACTGCCTTAAAAGCTGCACCCTGCCCTTTTTGGAGGCCGCCACCGCCTGGTACCAAGGGCGCTATGGGGTCGCCCTAGACCCCAAGCGGGAGGCCCTTGCCCTCATCGGGAGCCAAGAGGGCCTCGCCCACCACCTTTTCGCCCTCACAGAGCCGGGCGACCTCCTCCTCCTCCCCGAGGTGGCCTATCCCAGCTACTTCGGCGCAGCCCAGGTGGCCTCCTTGCAGACTTTCCTCATCCCCTTGCGCCAAGACGGCCTGGCGGATCTCGCCAAGGTGCCGGAGGAGGTATGGCAGAAGGCCAAAATCCTCCTCCTCAACTACCCCAACAACCCCACGGGGGCGGTGGCGGGCTGGGATTACTTTGAAGAAGCCCTAGCCTTGGCGCGAAAACACGGCCTCTGGCTCATCCACGACAACCCCTACGTGGACCAGGTCTACGAGGGGGAGGCCCCTTCCCCCCTGGCCCTCCCCGGGGCCAAGGAGCGGGTAGTGGAGCTCTTCTCCCTCTCCAAGAGCTACAACCTGGCGGGCTTCCGCTTGGGCTTCGCCCTGGGAAGCGAGGAGGCCATGGCAAGGCTAGAGCGGGTGAAGGGGGTCATAGACTTCAACCCCTACGCCGGCATCCTGCGCATGGGGGTGGAGGCCCTCAAGACCCCCAGGGAACTGACCCAAGGCTTCGCCCAGGTGTACCGGGAAAGGGCCTTGGGGATGGCCAGGGCCCTAGGGGGCGTCCTGGAGCTCCTCCCGCCCAAGGCCACCATGTACCTTTGGGGGAGGCTCCCGGAAGGGCAGGACGACCTGGACTTCGCCCTCCGTCTGGTGGAGCAGGGCGTGGCCGTGGCCCCGGGCCGAGGCTTCGGCCCTGGGGGGAGGGGTTTTATCCGCATCGCCCTGGTGCGGCCCCTACCGGAGCTCCTCCGGGCGGCGGAGAGGATCCGGGAGTTCGTCACTGAAGGCGCTCCTCGGGGGGCAGGCCGCTAA